One Styela clava chromosome 4, kaStyClav1.hap1.2, whole genome shotgun sequence genomic window, CGTAGAAACAAACTCTAATGTTTTTCATATGAATGACTAGCGAGGACAATTTTATTTGTGCCAGAGATTAGTTGGTGTATGGTTGTGACAATGTTAATATAAAGAATTTAGATCGCTAGCTTAATATTATACCAATATCATATTTTTCCTGATGCTTGCAACCATTTTACACAGATTTccattaatttttgtttcaatagctATGTTCCGGGAATCactatgtttatttttatacagGTGGAATTTCCAAGATCTGCAAGTTACGCAACATCCAAGAAAGCAGTTATCGTTATAACTGATGGCGAAGCTAATGACGGTGCTTTTCTTCGTGGCTGGTATGTTACATGGTTGCCAGCTTTGTTGTTTGCTATGCTCTAAAACAGGAAAGACGAACCCATTTGCTATTGCGAGCCATATTATCAGTCACCGTTGAGTGAGCGGGTCGCACAACTTTTTAGTCATACCATGCTACCTAAAATAAAAGGAAAACATTCAAATCATATTTTGCATAGTgagattatggaaatttttgatttagtaaGCACCTTATATTAGGACGAAATGGCAATTTGGAAAATTTCAACTACATACTAAGGTTTTCGTCTGCGAGTCTTCACCTGTATCcagtgagttttttttttcggtgcACTTTAGTGGCGACGGCTTCGTACAAAAGATCCATATTTCGCAAGCCTGCTGATACAGAAATTATAAACAAATCCATCCTTTTACGATAAACCGATTTTTACAATGTAGGCATTTCGCCAATATATCCCATTGTtttaatcattgagttattaCTCTCGGATGGCCCGTGTCTCTTGCGCAAAACATTACATATTCACTAAGTAATCTTTAATTAATCCCTATGCGTTTACCGATAAGACAGCGTAACTAGGTTAAGACAATAGTTATTTTAATCCAGCGAAACAAGATGTATTGGAACAAGCGTTGCCCGTAATATAAGTAATACTGGCGCTCCCGTTTTCTATGTACAGGATCTGATGGTTTATGGCGAGCCTGTAGGATGCTTGTTATCTTAAAAACAATCCCAAATCGAGCTTGGTTGAACGCACAAACTCTCGGTTTAATAGACTTTAACCCAGCACACAATTCTCTCTGACTCAGTTAGGGCGGAGCTAAAACCAGAAGACAACGAACCAATAGTAAAGTCACCAACCTTTAACTTGTTGTATTTTACGACACACAGAAGAATATAATAGCACGTTCAGTTCAGTGAATGAATATTAGAGAGTTATTTTACTGTTTATATAATATGGTCGAGACGAATGTCATGCCTTCAGGGGATGGTTCTTACGTAGtatcatttataaaaaaaaaagtaaaagttCCGTAATTAAATCTCCGCAATTCCTCTAAACCAATTTAGAAAGTCGTCAGTGATCAATTATCTATTATGTTTTTGAGCTGACGCGATTCTAATGAAGGACAATTAAATACTTAACGTAAACTTGTTTACCATAttgcttttttcaaatttagcagAAATAATGAGCTAATTCGATATTACTTTTTTTCCTAACTGTTAAAAATATGGTCTGATTAACTAATATCCCTACAAGCCAAACATACAATTTACTGGCGGGCCCGTTGGTCACATCTGCTCTAACAGAACGTTTCTTTAAGATGTACACAATTTTTTAACCCTTGATAAAATTAGTTGGGGGATGGCAAAATATAGGGGTGATGTAAAGAATATGGCTGAGTTAGTAAATTTGAGCAATGGCTTAAACAATTTTATATCAACATACGCAGGCTACTGTTTTAACCACTGATACATTCTTTACTTTTAAGGCATGATAAATACAAACATATGGTTAACATGATTGCAGTAGGAGTTGGACATTACGAAAAGTTTTTGAACCAATTGCAAAATATTGCAAACGGTGGCACGGGAAACGACAGAGTATTTACCTATCAGGATTTCAGTGCACTACGTGAAAGTTCTTCTGATATTATTACTGCTCTCATCAATTCAAGTACGTCATAAACTGATCGAAACTGTGCCTAAactatattttcaagtaaaatgACATGACTACAACAAACAATCAAAATCCAAATTAGTCGAAAATCAATTAATATTAATAGTTATTGCTCTTCACGTATCTCAGACTGGTTATATTCATGCTATATCTATCGGTAATTATTCTTTCGTCGTATGCACAAAATTACCCTCATGCTGATGCAGTGATCTATAGCTTTGTGTAAATGTTTATTAAAGTTCCAATTGCTAATTTCTGCCTAGGTCTGATATGGAGTTCCTGGTCGCCGTGTTCAGCCTCATGTTCACCTGGTATTCAAATGCGAACAAAGACATTTAACAATGCAACAAGGACGTTGAATGCATTTTTAAATCAGGTAATCTGACTTGCAACATATCGAGAGTTACTCTAGATtggtttttgaataaaattaaatcaacAGTCGCGCCGATTTACATTTAGAAATCTTACGATTCAGCAAAAAGTTTTCATTCAAACGggaacacaaataaaaaaaaatgcgacaaataatgtaataaaatcatattGGCTTATAATTATTAAAGATTGcacagaataaataaaattatgggaaCGATACATGACTCGAAAAGAACAATCTGTCCATTCTGAGTCACGACTTGCATATAAAATCAATTTCCACATATTGGATATCTTTcatattacaatattaaattGCACTGTTAAAAACTAGTACTAGTACAGTTGGATGGATGAAATCGCATATTTGATATCCATAAATGTGCAATATTGGATGAAATCTTATATTTGATACCCGATGAAGGTATGTTTTATTATACACAGACAAAAACATGCAACGAAGATTTGTGCGCGCTCTACTATGACAATGACTTGCGATGTGCAGCCCCTGGTATCATTCCTACCCAGTGCTCTGTGGATGCATTCAGAAAATTTTTGCTAAAGAATGTTGATTGGGACGAAATAGGACAAAATGAAAGTAAGTGAATCATATGTTTTCGTTGATGTAATGTAAAAAGTTGAGATTATCAAATGCAAActaaattatgataaaataagACACAGGTATGAGAAAACAATATCATGTTTATTAACTtaacatttttgtttcagaaatatttgaatcaccTGTTAAAGGACTGAGAATGAAACTCAAACAAATCAAATCACCAGGAATGAACATAAAATTAGTGAATATAGAAAGATATGACGCTAGGAAGCCTTAGAAGGAACATGGCCTCGACATTATGTTGTATACAATATCCCTATTCACTTTTTTTTCCTAACCATGTTGATATTTCCCACTGATCAAGTTTCAGGAGTTTGAAAACTTTCGTATTTTTATCGTTTCTGTTACGAATCTAAAAGTTTACTAGATTCTCATTTGTCCTACGATATTTCGTTATCCCATTAGTaaacaattttgcaataaattaaatatataatgtatatatatgtccatatattttcaatatgttaTCCCTTAAGCTTAAGCAATAAAAATGCATCCACTGACAATGTTCCAGCAGTTTGAAAATGTGTGTATTTTTCCGTATTCTATTACAAATGCACAAACTGTTCTATTGTATAAAACGGCAGTTTGCTAGTTTGCTTTTCCCAATTGAgttaagatatttttatttataatattggttgatataaaaatttgtattttgttaaCAACAGTTTTCTTATTTGGTCACCTGTCTGTCGTCCTGTCAGCAAAAGTACTAATACAATGAGTCACAAAGTGGGCGGTATTGCCCCTCTCTTTACGGACCGAcaggaatgaaaaaaaatggggCAAAAACACAACGGCGGCGACAACTTCCACTTCTATCGGGGAGATATCTTTAACTATGCAATCTTTTTCATTGATAATGTTCCAGCAGTTTGAAAACGTTTGTACTTTTTTCGTTTCTGTTACGAATCTAAAAAGCCTACTATAGATTTCCATTTGTATTATAATATTTCGTTATCCCATTAGTTATCTCATTAATATctgtccatatatttcaacatgTTATTtgctaaacaataaaaatgcatCCACTCATAATGATCCAACAGTTTAAAATTGTGTGTAAATTTTCGTTTATCGTATTGTATTAATATGTATATAAACTATTTTCTTGTATAAAATGGCAGATTGATAGATTGTTAATCCCTATTGTGTTAGAATATTTCTTAATTGCATTAGTAAGACTGGTTTATTTTCAATGAACGTGATTTAATGCCGGATTTTGTTCTTGCTTTTAAATTATCATTTGAACATGTTTAGTTTAacttttggaaaaaataaagaaattaaatAACATGTATGAACTCTGCCACAAATATTTACAGCGTTTCTGGTTGGGGTACACGATGTAATTTTGTTGGTGAATACATTTATTTTCGTGTAAATCAGTTGTCTGCAAACGGTATTTACTActgggccaaatatacacagttCGGTAGTGTGCGCCAGCAATAATTTTCGACTATGAAGAATCGTCATTTTTAAGGCTCCCAGAGTTGTTTATTAtgacaattttatttgaaaagatCATCATAATTTGAATACACAAACATGATAAACGAGTAATTGAACTAATTCaaagaattatatattttacatttaagttttgaattttgtttattgaatgGTAGATTTCTCGGGGACATTCTGATAAAATATGACATGACGTAAACAAGGACAAAATAGTTGAAAACAAAAGGGTTGTGTTTGTTGAGTCAAAACGTCAAGTTACATAAAATATGCATAAATACCCGTCAATTGGAAACATACACAGATTTTGCgcaaaaaaatctaaatgtcAAGCTGCTATATTGGCTGTCCATGAGTGATAGTTATTCATACTTCACTGCCAACTTTCCCTAAAATTTAGATCGCAATATGATTGAATCCTGTTCGCTTTTAATGAATCACTAGATAAAAACATTGGAATTCACTAAAACTCAAAATTCTCGATTATGAagagatatttttaaaattgaagtctttatttatattatctataagtagttttcaaactttttagtaGAGCGGAGCGCCAATGAAAATACCAGAACCCAATTGGAATAGTTTGTCCCTTTTGCTCTGATATGTAAAGACTATATAAATGGCAACCCTAAAAGACATATGATTATATTTGGAAATTATAcattaattaatataaactctGCTATTTGAATATAAACCACTGGAGTGTACGTGCGGTACCCAGGGGTGCCGCAAAAACCGGGCTGAAAACAACTGTTATAAATCATTATCTTATAATCAAGATAcggataaatttgaattaatccATATAAAGCCATGATCTAATGTATACTGATGTACAGCAGTATATTGTGGATTTTTGAAATAGTAAAAGTAGTGCTAGCGTGTATTGTCCTCATAGGTACCTCATACGTCATTTGTGCGTCAGTATAGATAATGTATATCAGAATACATGGTTCAGTATTCAACCACCGTCTGTAGAGTTCAATCAATGTACATTGGTGTATCTCGCACAAGATTTGAAATTaatagacaaaaatatttatatattaaaacGACATGGCAAATAGATGCAATTTTAGCATTCCGTATATACTATATCctaaattcaaacaaaaattcGCTATATTTTTACCGAAAGGCATTGTAATATTTTGCCCCACAGGTGACTCTTCCTGGTTGAATGTGTTAGCAATATTGTTCTGGTTTGTACAAAATCTGGGGTCTCAAGTTAGGCTAACGTGGCGACCATTCTGTAACTTCCTGTGGAAGTTAGTTTTTTTCAACAGATTTATACAATTTAGTATCTATATACGTcataaatcgaaaaaaaaaatattctaattccCGAGCCATTgggtttcaaaataatattttgttatctataactgttttcaaatataaaatacataaacTACGGTTATAATTACCGTACGGTTAAAATCCACATATTTATTATCGATTTTCTGGGTTTATTTTGCAACACTTTCTATTTTCGAATATACATTACTTTTTGACTCAGCCGTGCTTATTACGTTTCCATTGAGAATCCTTATACTGTGAACATAGTAATAAATATcatgttaaaacatattttgaattatctAATAGAGTGAAAATAAATCATGAGAAGTTATCTTCCAGCTtttcatgaaataaaaaaaagcttgcTGGTTGTGGTTCAACTGTACATTATCCAAAGATTTTACCATTCAAAACCACCCGTCTAAAGATTGGCAAATTTGCGTAAAGTAGTAATTCTGAACACAAACTTAAACATATACTACACCGACCTCATCGCGGCattattcctaattaattaaataattccGGAAATTGACTCTGTGCATTGCTTGTTGTATATTAATTTTCTCTTCTTAGTTACAAATACGCATCAAATTACTATCATATCGATAATCGTTAGGGAATTAATGCAGGCGGATAAAATTGCCTCGTTAGAAAGGCCTTGATAGGAGTGCAAATATATAAGTCGTTGGATAATATGCGATATATCctcaaatatttattgtttcCTACATCGTTTCTGTAGGTTTACGTGCTGAATTGTATTGTCCATTGATAGATAGTAGGCACAATACTTGGGATAGATATTCGACTGATGAGAGTTTAAAAATACGGAAGCAGGCTATTATACCGCAAGATTACTGTCCATATTTTCTAC contains:
- the LOC120326581 gene encoding uncharacterized protein LOC120326581 isoform X1, giving the protein MAIIPRVSIEDSKKFVIPYTLQDRVNNASFLTPLIMTMPYLNGATYTHYALRRVMEVEFPRSASYATSKKAVIVITDGEANDGAFLRGWHDKYKHMVNMIAVGVGHYEKFLNQLQNIANGGTGNDRVFTYQDFSALRESSSDIITALINSSLIWSSWSPCSASCSPGIQMRTKTFNNATRTLNAFLNQTKTCNEDLCALYYDNDLRCAAPGIIPTQCSVDAFRKFLLKNVDWDEIGQNEKIFESPVKGLRMKLKQIKSPGMNIKLVNIERYDARKP
- the LOC120326581 gene encoding uncharacterized protein LOC120326581 isoform X2, which encodes MTMPYLNGATYTHYALRRVMEVEFPRSASYATSKKAVIVITDGEANDGAFLRGWHDKYKHMVNMIAVGVGHYEKFLNQLQNIANGGTGNDRVFTYQDFSALRESSSDIITALINSSLIWSSWSPCSASCSPGIQMRTKTFNNATRTLNAFLNQTKTCNEDLCALYYDNDLRCAAPGIIPTQCSVDAFRKFLLKNVDWDEIGQNEKIFESPVKGLRMKLKQIKSPGMNIKLVNIERYDARKP